One segment of Triticum aestivum cultivar Chinese Spring chromosome 2A, IWGSC CS RefSeq v2.1, whole genome shotgun sequence DNA contains the following:
- the LOC123186544 gene encoding uncharacterized protein, protein MGETIEDLARDVSALFLQANGEQEGAASMDMGICMLRERVREQMDKLVQSLISADREQEKREAIPMLQSISDTIGHLGAANGQPSVTEELDDEKVEAIDSGNLKEEEEEEEEELDETGMSGREGRVAEESVVYRERNAAAEAETNPGAEEVDYAEHEEEAFARFRTDWERRKGKHCFEDLTLISPMLFTHCTPGFMPIHAVPARTL, encoded by the exons atgggcgAGACGATCGAGGATTTGGCACGCGATGTCTCGGCGCTGTTTCTGCAGGCCAACGGTGAGCAAGAAGGGGCCGCCAGCATGGACATGGGGATATGTATGCTGCGCGAGCGGGTGCGCGAGCAGATGGACAAACTAGTGCAGAGTTTGATCTCGGCAGACAGGGAACAAGAGAAACGGGAGGCAATCCCCATGTTGCAGTCGATCTCGGATACTATCGGGCACCTCGGTGCCGCCAACGGCCAACCGTCAGTCACGGAGGAGTTGGATGACGAGAAGGTCGAGGCCATCGACAGCGGCAAcctgaaggaggaggaggaggaggaggaagaggaacttGATGAGACGGGCATGAGCGGCAGGGAAGGCAGAGTCGCGGAAGAATCGGTGGTCTACCGCGAACGCAATGCAGCCGCGGAGGCGGAGACCAACCCGGGAGCCGAGGAAGTGGACTACGCCGAGCACGAGGAGGAGGCATTCGCTCGCTTCCGCACGGACTGGGAGCGTCGCAAAGGCAAACACTGCTTCGAAGACCTGA CCTTGATCAGTCCCATGCTCTTTACACACTGCACGCCGGGATTCATGCCAATCCACGCCGTCCCCGCGAGGACCCTATAG